The following DNA comes from Thermococcus piezophilus.
ATCAAGTCCTTCTTTTCGTAAAAGGCCTTCATGGCAATCTGCCGCACGAGTTCATGAGCCTCCTGCCGCCCCATACCATTTTCGGTGAGCTTGAGCATCAGTGGCTCGGCCATCACAAGGTTGTGAGTCATATAGAGGTTGCGCTCTATGTTCTCGGGGAAGAACTCTAAGCCGGAGAGGACCTTCTTCATGCTCTTAAGCATCTCATCAAGCAGTATAAAGCTCTCTGGAAGGATAACACGCTCAACAGAGGAGTTGGTAAGGTCCCTCTCGTGCCAGAGCGGATTGTTGAGCAGCGCTGGGATAACGTTGGAGTAGAGGACCCTTGCCAATCCGCTCACCTTTTCGCTCCTTATGGGGTTCCTTTTGTGAGGCATGGTCGAAGAGCCCACCTGCTTTTTCCCGAACGGCTCGCTGACTTCCAGTATCTCGGTCCTCTGGAGGTTTCTTATTTCAAGGGCAATCTTATCGAGGGTAGAAGCTATCAGGGCCAGAATCATTATGAGCTCCGCGTAAACGTCGCGTTGGATTATCTGGTTGCTTATCCTTACAGGCTTTAAGCCGAGGTCTTCCATGACGAGGCACTGTATTTCGAGGCCCTTCCCGCCGAAGGATGCCATGGTTCCAACGGCGCCGCTCATCTGGCCAACCAAGAAGCGTTCCTTTGCTTGCTCAATCCGGTCAATGTGCCGCTGTATCTCATCGAGCCATATGGCGAACTTCATGCCGTAGGTAGTAGGAACAGCGTGCTGCCCGTGGGTTCTACCTATACAAACGGTGTATTTATGCTCCCTAGCGAGGTTCTTGAGAATCGAGCGAAGTTCCCTCAAATCCCTAAGAACGATGTCGAGCGATTCCTTTATGAGGAGAGCGTTTGCAGTGTCAATTATATCGTTGGATGTGGCACTAAGGTGGACGTATTTGCCGTGCTCGCCGCAGACTTCACTCAGGGCTTTAACAACGGCCATTATATCATGGTGTATCTCGGCCTCAATCTCCTTGACGCGCTCAAGCGTGACCCAATTGGTGTTCGCCCTCTCGCTTATGACCCGAGCACTCTCTTCTGGTATGTTACCAACCCTTGCATGTGCCCTCGCCAACGCTGCCTCAACGTCGAGGAGTTTCTGGAGCTTGTTCTTCTCATCCCAGATACGTCTCATTTCTTCACTACCATAGCGGTAATCAATTGGATGAACGGCCATTTTATCACCATGTCTATGGCAATGTTAAGATGTTAAAATATTTTGCTTTAACACTCACATGCAGCACGGAGAAGGACATTCAATAGATTTATCAGAGCCACAAGGTTGTCCAGTACCGTCAAGGAAAGACCGAAAAGTATTTAACCAATAGCCATGAGAAGCTAACGACAAAATTCCGGAGGTGCCAAAGATGGCAGAGGAGCATGTCGTCTACATCGGAAAGAAGCCGGTTATGAACTACGTCCTGGCCGTCATAACCCAGTTCAATGAGGGTGCTAAGGAAGTTAGCGTCAAGGCTAGGGGAAGGGCCATCAGCAGGGCTGTCGACGTCGCCGAGATCGTCAGGAACAGGTTCCTTCCAGAGGTCAGGGTCAAGGAGATCAGGATCGGCACCGAGGAGCTTCCGACCGCTGACGGTAGGACTGCTAACACCTCGACCATCGAGATCGTTCTCGAGAAGCCGTGAATCTGACTTCCTTTCCTTTTACTCTCGCGCTTTTCTGGATTGACTTCAACTCAGTTTGAAGCCGTGAAAAGCTTTAATATCGGCTCCACCGTATTTTCCTAGGTGGCCCGCTTGGACTACGAGACCATAGGCTTTGGACAGGCCCATTCTGCTTGTTCCCAGGAAAAGCGTGGCCAAAGTTAAGAAGGCCGTGCCCTGTTTTGAGAGGCTTCATCTGATAAGTTTGGCCATCACATGATGATGGCGTCTACAAGGCCCTCAACGGACTTGCTGAGTCCAAATGGCATTCCCACTTATAACAACACGACTCAATCGGGAACTTGCCGTGATGGAAGCGGACAGGGAAATAACCGTGCTCACGGCCAACACCACGCAACGAACAACCACTACACCGCTAATGCAGACTTCTACTTCGGCCCTTCCAGTGGTGCTTCCCCTTGCGACGTTTATCTTAACGTTTCTCCTCGTCTCGTATCTTTTGAAGCGCAGGCGCCGAGGAAAGGTTTTTAAGTTTCTTCTCTAACCCCCGTTAGCGGGGTGATGTGATGGCATCGAGAATCGCTGTGGGACAAGTAGTTAGAAGGAAAGCAGTCATCGTCAAGCCGAGCGACACGGTTCACAAGGTCGCGCGGATTCTTTCCAAAAACAAGGTCGGGAGTGCCGTTGTAATTGAGGACGATAAGATTGTTGGTATAATAACCGACAGGGACATACTCGACAAGGTCGTGGCAAGAGGTAGGGATCCCAAGGACGTTAAAGTCGAAGAGGTAATGACCAGGAACCCCGTAACGATCGAGGATGACTACGAGGTGCAGGATGCTATTGACAAGATGATGGACAAGGGTATAAGGAGGCTCCTCGTTACCCGCTTTGGAAAGCCGATAGGGTTCGTAACTGCTGCGGACCTTCTCGCAGCGCTCAATACCTATGCCACCGAAGCTGAGGAGGCGGCTGAAGAGGAGCCCGAGCCGGAGACAGACGTCTATGGAATCTGCGAGCTCTGCGGTCAGTACCGTTTGCTCTACAGGGTCCACATCGAGGGCGGCGAAAAGTGGGTATGCGAGAGCTGCAAGGACTCACTTAGGCTCTAAGCTCTTCAACTCTTTCATGACTTCATCCCTCACCTCAGAGAACACGCCGTTTCTGTTCCCGACGCTCAGTGTGTAGAGTTTTCCAAGCGGCCTGAACTTGTCCGCAAAGCGTCTGTGAACTGCCGCTAGAAGTGGCTTTTCTGACTTCAGGACTTCTCCCACAACCCTTACAAACTCGTCGCTCATATACTCCATCTGGCCGATTTCATCAATAACTATCAAATCTGCCTCGGTTAAGGCCCTCCTTATCGCGGAAACGCCAACGCGGTTGAGCTCGTCAACATGGACTACGTATTTTCCTATCCTCGGCCTTCCGTTGCCGATCCAC
Coding sequences within:
- a CDS encoding NTPase produces the protein MRIFVTGPAGVGKTTLVSRVAREVNRWGYIVGGMITQEVRQRGRRMGFKITALDTGEEGTLAWIGNGRPRIGKYVVHVDELNRVGVSAIRRALTEADLIVIDEIGQMEYMSDEFVRVVGEVLKSEKPLLAAVHRRFADKFRPLGKLYTLSVGNRNGVFSEVRDEVMKELKSLEPK
- the albA gene encoding DNA-binding protein Alba, translating into MAEEHVVYIGKKPVMNYVLAVITQFNEGAKEVSVKARGRAISRAVDVAEIVRNRFLPEVRVKEIRIGTEELPTADGRTANTSTIEIVLEKP
- the purB gene encoding adenylosuccinate lyase — its product is MAVHPIDYRYGSEEMRRIWDEKNKLQKLLDVEAALARAHARVGNIPEESARVISERANTNWVTLERVKEIEAEIHHDIMAVVKALSEVCGEHGKYVHLSATSNDIIDTANALLIKESLDIVLRDLRELRSILKNLAREHKYTVCIGRTHGQHAVPTTYGMKFAIWLDEIQRHIDRIEQAKERFLVGQMSGAVGTMASFGGKGLEIQCLVMEDLGLKPVRISNQIIQRDVYAELIMILALIASTLDKIALEIRNLQRTEILEVSEPFGKKQVGSSTMPHKRNPIRSEKVSGLARVLYSNVIPALLNNPLWHERDLTNSSVERVILPESFILLDEMLKSMKKVLSGLEFFPENIERNLYMTHNLVMAEPLMLKLTENGMGRQEAHELVRQIAMKAFYEKKDLMDVAKESEEVRRFLSDEDFESLKPENYIGLAPQIVENVIAHIEEKEQK
- a CDS encoding cyclic nucleotide-binding/CBS domain-containing protein encodes the protein MASRIAVGQVVRRKAVIVKPSDTVHKVARILSKNKVGSAVVIEDDKIVGIITDRDILDKVVARGRDPKDVKVEEVMTRNPVTIEDDYEVQDAIDKMMDKGIRRLLVTRFGKPIGFVTAADLLAALNTYATEAEEAAEEEPEPETDVYGICELCGQYRLLYRVHIEGGEKWVCESCKDSLRL